One genomic segment of Erpetoichthys calabaricus chromosome 7, fErpCal1.3, whole genome shotgun sequence includes these proteins:
- the LOC114654990 gene encoding uncharacterized protein LOC114654990 isoform X15, which produces MFVIVRSKKRVKPVKRIIIKVKKRKKKSKSTNTEGPTGVPCSVSTDFEEVESDLGTSGSGSFYYEIPHESPTVPKKPTRMKTKSREEAISEFYDMPAGPSSFTDPDLLTKSVEIYKDDKMAMVSSKPIEASSPVLAKQATHIDVKEEQKPQMSKTEPSELPIMAGQAGPPRRAMSIAGETEMGPETSMPLSYMIPNGAKEILKIKIKKEKDKGITEAEAFEIPEDTQLPLDGTHIKVKQEKEQGAAPAVHGEMPTDQYRQFLVKVEKDVEKLVPLPTEIPSKDPTMRAQYVKVKSEKESEILPSDLDLTATFDTKDPAKRAQLVKFKSEDEKFFRIPHTSSPGTPLQRAHSVVLRSEEAKESILHYSKPPDGTPATGLMKEPPHLTIKSEPETEVAAFPPPQSVVLKSDEEAEKQDELPSAGPLEWVQHQPSSLKKKIGPDHYGMLSEAPSEQITIKFEKPMERSASIGLVKSAQHMILTSVEQAETVRSDQYLMSPKGPGKTDQHARTPKEVSKSKMSEMDVRPPTKDPTELAQHVIIKSEENMEILKMPVEVPSTDLAKPGQPIVMESDEESKPEISTGVFSKGFTMLAQRLFRSESEKDTSEIPAAVLTKVLLKQAKGVRTESKEFQDDSTYDIHLGFPSDGPAKRAQHVHSKIKDEKDTTETAEGVPYNRSAKLAQNEVAKLEEDSKFETRISVLPKGIAKWAQRFFGSEAESEESTSDVSEGIPTQGSAKQAEYVITETKDEQNDDTSEMFTGVPNRGPEKWVQHVAMESKEELLKNINEMPVGVHSKGYRKQGNHVVVESGDEQEDFEMVVGVPSKGPAKRAKSVVIESEEEQKQKRSEMPVGFPSKGLAKRSKSVVIKSEKEQEDERFEMPVGFPSNGLAKRAKSVVIEPEEELLRNTTRVPVEVHSKGPRKQGKYVIVESGDEQEDFEMVVGVPSKGPAKQAKRIVVESEEKKEYNTSEWPVGVPSKDPAKRAKSVVIESEEDRENNRYEMPIGVPSKGPAKRPKPVVTESKEEITSEISTDAFPKNVAKWAQRMLFGSEAEVQQNESKV; this is translated from the exons ATGTTTGTTATTGTCCGCTCTAAAAAACGGGTAAAGCCAGTCAAGCGTATCATCattaaagtaaagaaaagaaaaaagaagtccaAGTCCACAAACACTGAAGGGCCCACTGGAGTTCCTTGTAGTGTTTCCACTGACTTTGAAGAGGTAGAATCAGATCTTGGAACTTCAGGATCCGGGTCTTTCTATTATGAGATCCCCCATGAATCACCCACAGTTCCCAAAAAGCCGACGCGTATGAAAACTAAATCAAGGGAAGAGGCCATTTCTGAATTCTATGATATGCCAGCTGGGCCGTCATCTTTTACAGACCCCGACCTGCTGACCAAAAGTGTTGAAATATATAAAGATGACAAGATGGCGATGGTTAGCTCTAAGCCCATTGAAGCCAGTTCCCCAGTTCTTGCAAAGCAGGCCACACACATCGATGTAAAGGAAGAACAAAAGCCACAAATGAGCAAGACTGAGCCCTCTGAGCTACCAATCATGGCAGGCCAAGCTGGCCCTCCAAGAAGGGCTATGTCCATTGCAGGGGAAACGGAGATGGGCCCGGAAACGTCCATGCCTTTGTCATATATGATTCCCAATGGAGCCAAGGAgatattaaagataaaaataaagaaagaaaaagacaaagggaTAACTGAGGCAGAAGCGTTTGAAATTCCAGAGGACACTCAGCTTCCACTTGATGGGACACACATAAAGGTAAAACAAGAGAAAGAGCAAGGAGCAGCTCCAGCTGTCCATGGTGAGATGCCAACTGATCAGTACAGGCAGTTTTTAGTGAAAGTCGAGAAAGATGTAGAAAAGCTTGTGCCACTGCCAACTGAAATTCCATCCAAAGATCCTACAATGCGGGCCCAATATGTCAAAGTAAAATCTGAGAAAGAGTCTGAAATTCTACCATCAGATTTGGATCTGACCGCTACATTTGATACCAAAGATCCTGCAAAGAGGGCCCAGCTTGTAAAATTTAAATCAGAGGACGAGAAATTTTTCAGAATACCTCATACATCATCCCCTGGTACACCTTTACAGCGTGCCCATAGTGTAGTGTTAAGGTCAGAGGAAGCGAAAGAATCGATTCTTCACTATTCCAAACCACCAGACGGAACTCCTGCCACAGGTCTTATGAAGGAGCCCCCACATTTAACCATAAAATCAGAGCCCGAGACCGAAGTGGCTGCATTTCCGCCACCTCAAAGTGTTGTACTAAAATCAGATGAAGAAGCAGAGAAGCAAGATGAACTTCCCTCCGCAGGCCCCTTGGAATGGGTGCAACATCAGCCATCatcactaaagaaaaaaattggaCCTGATCATTATGGGATGCTAAGTGAAGCTCCTTCTGAGCAGATAACAATAAAGTTCGAAAAGCCGATGGAGCGCAGTGCTTCCATAGGTTTGGTAAAAAGTGCTCAACATATGATATTAACATCAGTAGAGCAAGCAGAAACTGTCAGGTCTGACCAGTATCTGATGTCTCCCAAGGGTCCAGGAAAGACTGACCAGCATGCTAGAACACCAAAAGAGGTGTCCAAAAGTAAGATGTCAGAAATGGATGTTAGACCTCCAACCAAAGACCCCACAGAACTGGCCCAACATGTAATTATAAAGTCAGaggaaaatatggaaatattGAAGATGCCAGTAGAAGTTCCATCAACTGATTTGGCAAAGCCTGGTCAACCCATAGTTATGGAATCAGATGAAGAGAGTAAGCCAGAGATATCCACAGGAGTTTTCAGCAAAGGATTCACAATGTTGGCTCAACGTCTGTTTAGATCAGAATCTGAAAAGGATACATCTGAGATTCCAGCAGCCGTTCTAACCAAAGTTCTTTTGAAGCAAGCTAAAGGGGTTCGAACAGAATCTAAAGAATTCCAGGATGATAGTACATATGATATTCATTTAGGATTTCCTTCTGATGGTCCCGCAAAGAGGGCTCAACATGTACACTCCAAAATAAAGGATGAAAAAGATACAACTGAGACAGCTGAAGGAGTTCCATATAATCGTTCTGCAAAACTTGCACAGAATGAAGTAGCAAAACTGGAGGAAGACAGTAAGTTTGAGACACGGATATCAGTTCTCCCCAAAGGTATCGCAAAGTGGGCTCAGCGTTTCTTTGGATCGGAGGCAGAGTCAGAAGAAAGTACTTCCGATGTGTCAGAAGGAATTCCAACCCAAGGTTCAGCAAAACAAGCCGAATATGTAATAACAGAAACCAAGGATGAGCAGAATGATGACACATCTGAAATGTTCACAGGTGTTCCAAATAGAGGTCCTGAAAAGTGGGTTCAACATGTAGCAATGGAATCAAAGGAAGAATTACTAAAAAATATAAACGAGATGCCTGTAGGAGTTCATTCCAAAGGTTATAGAAAGCAAGGTAACCACGTAGTAGTAGAATCAGGGGATGAGCAGGAAGATTTTGAGATGGTAGTAGGAGTTCCATCTAAAG GTCCTGCAAAACGAGCCAAAAGTGTAGTAATAGAATCTGAGGaagagcagaaacaaaaaagatctGAGATGCCCGTAGGGTTTCCATCTAAAGGCCTTGCAAAACGATCCAAGAGTGTAGTAATAAAATCTGAGAAAGAGCAGGAAGATGAGAGGTTTGAGATGCCTGTAGGGTTTCCATCTAATGGTCTGGCAAAGCGAGCCAAAAGTGTAGTAATAGAACCTGAGGAAGAATTATTAAGGAATACTACTCGGGTACCTGTGGAAGTTCATTCCAAAGGCCCCAGAAAGCAAGGTAAATATGTAATAGTTGAATCAGGGGATGAGCAGGAAGATTTTGAGATGGTAGTAGGAGTTCCATCTAAAGGTCCTGCAAAGCAAGCCAAACGTATAGTAGTAGagtctgaggaaaaaaaggaatataATACATCTGAGTGGCCTGTAGGTGTTCCATCTAAAG ATCCTGCAAAACGAGCCAAAAGTGTAGTAATAGAATCTGAGGAAGACCGTGAAAATAACAG ATATGAGATGCCCATAGGTGTTCCATCAAAAG GTCCAGCAAAACGACCCAAACCTGTAGTAACAGAGTCGAAGGAAGAGATTACATCTGAGATATCTACCGACGCTTTTCCCAAAAATGTTGCAAAGTGGGCTCAGCGTATGCTGTTCGGATCAGAGGCAGAGGTTCAGCAAAATGAGTCCAAAGTGTAG
- the LOC114654990 gene encoding uncharacterized protein LOC114654990 isoform X10, with protein sequence MFVIVRSKKRVKPVKRIIIKVKKRKKKSKSTNTEGPTGVPCSVSTDFEEVESDLGTSGSGSFYYEIPHESPTVPKKPTRMKTKSREEAISEFYDMPAGPSSFTDPDLLTKSVEIYKDDKMAMVSSKPIEASSPVLAKQATHIDVKEEQKPQMSKTEPSELPIMAGQAGPPRRAMSIAGETEMGPETSMPLSYMIPNGAKEILKIKIKKEKDKGITEAEAFEIPEDTQLPLDGTHIKVKQEKEQGAAPAVHGEMPTDQYRQFLVKVEKDVEKLVPLPTEIPSKDPTMRAQYVKVKSEKESEILPSDLDLTATFDTKDPAKRAQLVKFKSEDEKFFRIPHTSSPGTPLQRAHSVVLRSEEAKESILHYSKPPDGTPATGLMKEPPHLTIKSEPETEVAAFPPPQSVVLKSDEEAEKQDELPSAGPLEWVQHQPSSLKKKIGPDHYGMLSEAPSEQITIKFEKPMERSASIGLVKSAQHMILTSVEQAETVRSDQYLMSPKGPGKTDQHARTPKEVSKSKMSEMDVRPPTKDPTELAQHVIIKSEENMEILKMPVEVPSTDLAKPGQPIVMESDEESKPEISTGVFSKGFTMLAQRLFRSESEKDTSEIPAAVLTKVLLKQAKGVRTESKEFQDDSTYDIHLGFPSDGPAKRAQHVHSKIKDEKDTTETAEGVPYNRSAKLAQNEVAKLEEDSKFETRISVLPKGIAKWAQRFFGSEAESEESTSDVSEGIPTQGSAKQAEYVITETKDEQNDDTSEMFTGVPNRGPEKWVQHVAMESKEELLKNINEMPVGVHSKGYRKQGNHVVVESGDEQEDFEMVVGVPSKGPAKRAKSVVIESEEEQKQKRSEMPVGFPSKGLAKRSKSVVIKSEKEQEDERFELPVGFPSKGPAKRSKSVRIEPEEELLKNTTRVPVEVHSKGPRKQGKYVIVESGDEQEDFEMVVGVPSKGPAKQAKCIVVESEEKKEYNTSEWPVGFPSKDPAKRAKSVVIESEEDRENNRYEMSIGFPSKGPAKRAKHIVIESEEGQEYNTSEWPVGVPSKGPANRAKSIVVESEEDRENNRYEMSIGFPSKGPAKRAKHIVIESEEGQEYNTSEWPVGVPSKGPANRAKSIVVESEEDRENNRYEMPIGVPSKGPAKRAKRILTESEEDLEDDKEWPVGFSSKGPAKRPKPVVTESKEEITSEISTDAFPKNVAKWAQRMLFGSEAEVQQNESKV encoded by the exons ATGTTTGTTATTGTCCGCTCTAAAAAACGGGTAAAGCCAGTCAAGCGTATCATCattaaagtaaagaaaagaaaaaagaagtccaAGTCCACAAACACTGAAGGGCCCACTGGAGTTCCTTGTAGTGTTTCCACTGACTTTGAAGAGGTAGAATCAGATCTTGGAACTTCAGGATCCGGGTCTTTCTATTATGAGATCCCCCATGAATCACCCACAGTTCCCAAAAAGCCGACGCGTATGAAAACTAAATCAAGGGAAGAGGCCATTTCTGAATTCTATGATATGCCAGCTGGGCCGTCATCTTTTACAGACCCCGACCTGCTGACCAAAAGTGTTGAAATATATAAAGATGACAAGATGGCGATGGTTAGCTCTAAGCCCATTGAAGCCAGTTCCCCAGTTCTTGCAAAGCAGGCCACACACATCGATGTAAAGGAAGAACAAAAGCCACAAATGAGCAAGACTGAGCCCTCTGAGCTACCAATCATGGCAGGCCAAGCTGGCCCTCCAAGAAGGGCTATGTCCATTGCAGGGGAAACGGAGATGGGCCCGGAAACGTCCATGCCTTTGTCATATATGATTCCCAATGGAGCCAAGGAgatattaaagataaaaataaagaaagaaaaagacaaagggaTAACTGAGGCAGAAGCGTTTGAAATTCCAGAGGACACTCAGCTTCCACTTGATGGGACACACATAAAGGTAAAACAAGAGAAAGAGCAAGGAGCAGCTCCAGCTGTCCATGGTGAGATGCCAACTGATCAGTACAGGCAGTTTTTAGTGAAAGTCGAGAAAGATGTAGAAAAGCTTGTGCCACTGCCAACTGAAATTCCATCCAAAGATCCTACAATGCGGGCCCAATATGTCAAAGTAAAATCTGAGAAAGAGTCTGAAATTCTACCATCAGATTTGGATCTGACCGCTACATTTGATACCAAAGATCCTGCAAAGAGGGCCCAGCTTGTAAAATTTAAATCAGAGGACGAGAAATTTTTCAGAATACCTCATACATCATCCCCTGGTACACCTTTACAGCGTGCCCATAGTGTAGTGTTAAGGTCAGAGGAAGCGAAAGAATCGATTCTTCACTATTCCAAACCACCAGACGGAACTCCTGCCACAGGTCTTATGAAGGAGCCCCCACATTTAACCATAAAATCAGAGCCCGAGACCGAAGTGGCTGCATTTCCGCCACCTCAAAGTGTTGTACTAAAATCAGATGAAGAAGCAGAGAAGCAAGATGAACTTCCCTCCGCAGGCCCCTTGGAATGGGTGCAACATCAGCCATCatcactaaagaaaaaaattggaCCTGATCATTATGGGATGCTAAGTGAAGCTCCTTCTGAGCAGATAACAATAAAGTTCGAAAAGCCGATGGAGCGCAGTGCTTCCATAGGTTTGGTAAAAAGTGCTCAACATATGATATTAACATCAGTAGAGCAAGCAGAAACTGTCAGGTCTGACCAGTATCTGATGTCTCCCAAGGGTCCAGGAAAGACTGACCAGCATGCTAGAACACCAAAAGAGGTGTCCAAAAGTAAGATGTCAGAAATGGATGTTAGACCTCCAACCAAAGACCCCACAGAACTGGCCCAACATGTAATTATAAAGTCAGaggaaaatatggaaatattGAAGATGCCAGTAGAAGTTCCATCAACTGATTTGGCAAAGCCTGGTCAACCCATAGTTATGGAATCAGATGAAGAGAGTAAGCCAGAGATATCCACAGGAGTTTTCAGCAAAGGATTCACAATGTTGGCTCAACGTCTGTTTAGATCAGAATCTGAAAAGGATACATCTGAGATTCCAGCAGCCGTTCTAACCAAAGTTCTTTTGAAGCAAGCTAAAGGGGTTCGAACAGAATCTAAAGAATTCCAGGATGATAGTACATATGATATTCATTTAGGATTTCCTTCTGATGGTCCCGCAAAGAGGGCTCAACATGTACACTCCAAAATAAAGGATGAAAAAGATACAACTGAGACAGCTGAAGGAGTTCCATATAATCGTTCTGCAAAACTTGCACAGAATGAAGTAGCAAAACTGGAGGAAGACAGTAAGTTTGAGACACGGATATCAGTTCTCCCCAAAGGTATCGCAAAGTGGGCTCAGCGTTTCTTTGGATCGGAGGCAGAGTCAGAAGAAAGTACTTCCGATGTGTCAGAAGGAATTCCAACCCAAGGTTCAGCAAAACAAGCCGAATATGTAATAACAGAAACCAAGGATGAGCAGAATGATGACACATCTGAAATGTTCACAGGTGTTCCAAATAGAGGTCCTGAAAAGTGGGTTCAACATGTAGCAATGGAATCAAAGGAAGAATTACTAAAAAATATAAACGAGATGCCTGTAGGAGTTCATTCCAAAGGTTATAGAAAGCAAGGTAACCACGTAGTAGTAGAATCAGGGGATGAGCAGGAAGATTTTGAGATGGTAGTAGGAGTTCCATCTAAAG GTCCTGCAAAACGAGCCAAAAGTGTAGTAATAGAATCTGAGGaagagcagaaacaaaaaagatctGAGATGCCCGTAGGGTTTCCATCTAAAGGCCTTGCAAAACGATCCAAGAGTGTAGTAATAAAATCTGAGAAAGAGCAGGAAGATGAGAG ATTTGAGTTGCCTGTGGGATTTCCATCTAAAGGTCCTGCAAAGCGATCCAAAAGTGTAAGAATAGAACCTGAggaagaattattaaagaatacTACTCGGGTACCTGTGGAAGTTCATTCCAAAGGCCCCAGAAAGCAAGGTAAATATGTAATAGTAGAATCAGGGGATGAGCAGGAAGATTTCGAGATGGTAGTGGGAGTTCCATCTAAAGGTCCTGCAAAACAAGCCAAATGTATTGTAGTAgaatctgaggaaaaaaaggaatataATACATCTGAGTGGCCTGTAGGGTTTCCATCTAAAGATCCTGCAAAACGAGCCAAAAGTGTAGTAATAGAATCTGAGGAAGACCGTGAAAATAACAGGTATGAGATGTCCATAGGATTTCCATCTAAAGGTCCTGCAAAACGAGCCAAACATATAGTAATAGAATCTGAGGAAGGGCAGGAATATAATACATCTGAGTGGCCTGTAGGTGTTCCATCTAAAGGTCCTGCAAACCGAGCCAAAAGTATAGTAGTAGAATCTGAGGAAGACCGTGAAAATAACAGGTATGAGATGTCCATAGGATTTCCATCTAAAGGTCCTGCAAAACGAGCCAAACATATAGTAATAGAATCTGAGGAAGGGCAGGAATATAATACATCTGAGTGGCCTGTAGGTGTTCCATCTAAAGGTCCTGCAAACCGAGCCAAAAGTATAGTAGTAGAATCTGAGGAAGACCGTGAAAATAACAG ATATGAGATGCCCATAGGTGTTCCATCAAAAGGTCCTGCAAAACGAGCCAAACGTATATTAACCGAATCTGAGGAAGATCTTGAAGATGATAAAGAGTGGCCAGTAGGCTTTTCTTCTAAAGGTCCAGCAAAACGACCCAAACCTGTAGTAACAGAGTCGAAGGAAGAGATTACATCTGAGATATCTACCGACGCTTTTCCCAAAAATGTTGCAAAGTGGGCTCAGCGTATGCTGTTCGGATCAGAGGCAGAGGTTCAGCAAAATGAGTCCAAAGTGTAG
- the LOC114654990 gene encoding uncharacterized protein LOC114654990 isoform X2, with translation MFVIVRSKKRVKPVKRIIIKVKKRKKKSKSTNTEGPTGVPCSVSTDFEEVESDLGTSGSGSFYYEIPHESPTVPKKPTRMKTKSREEAISEFYDMPAGPSSFTDPDLLTKSVEIYKDDKMAMVSSKPIEASSPVLAKQATHIDVKEEQKPQMSKTEPSELPIMAGQAGPPRRAMSIAGETEMGPETSMPLSYMIPNGAKEILKIKIKKEKDKGITEAEAFEIPEDTQLPLDGTHIKVKQEKEQGAAPAVHGEMPTDQYRQFLVKVEKDVEKLVPLPTEIPSKDPTMRAQYVKVKSEKESEILPSDLDLTATFDTKDPAKRAQLVKFKSEDEKFFRIPHTSSPGTPLQRAHSVVLRSEEAKESILHYSKPPDGTPATGLMKEPPHLTIKSEPETEVAAFPPPQSVVLKSDEEAEKQDELPSAGPLEWVQHQPSSLKKKIGPDHYGMLSEAPSEQITIKFEKPMERSASIGLVKSAQHMILTSVEQAETVRSDQYLMSPKGPGKTDQHARTPKEVSKSKMSEMDVRPPTKDPTELAQHVIIKSEENMEILKMPVEVPSTDLAKPGQPIVMESDEESKPEISTGVFSKGFTMLAQRLFRSESEKDTSEIPAAVLTKVLLKQAKGVRTESKEFQDDSTYDIHLGFPSDGPAKRAQHVHSKIKDEKDTTETAEGVPYNRSAKLAQNEVAKLEEDSKFETRISVLPKGIAKWAQRFFGSEAESEESTSDVSEGIPTQGSAKQAEYVITETKDEQNDDTSEMFTGVPNRGPEKWVQHVAMESKEELLKNINEMPVGVHSKGYRKQGNHVVVESGDEQEDFEMVVGVPSKGPAKRAKSVVIESEEEQKQKRSEMPVGFPSKGLAKRSKSVVIKSEKEQEDERFEMPVGFPSNGLAKRAKSVVIEPEEELLRNTTRVPVEVHSKGPRKQGKYVIVESGDEQEDFEMVVGVPSKGPAKQAKRIVVESEEKKEYNTSEWPVGVPSKGPAKRAKSVVIESEEEQKQKRSEMLVVFPSKGPAKRSKSVVIKSEKEQEDERFELPVGFPSKGPAKRSKSVRIEPEEELLKNTTRVPVEVHSKGPRKQGKYVIVESGDEQEDFEMVVGVPSKGPAKQAKCIVVESEEKKEYNTSEWPVGFPSKDPAKRAKSVVIESEEDRENNRYEMSIGFPSKGPAKRAKHIVIESEEGQEYNTSEWPVGVPSKGPANRAKSIVVESEEDRENNRYEMSIGFPSKGPAKRAKHIVIESEEGQEYNTSEWPVGVPSKGPAKRAKSIVIESEEDHENNRYEMPIGVPSKGPAKRAKRILTESEEDLEDDKEWPVGFSSKGPAKRPKPVVTESKEEITSEISTDAFPKNVAKWAQRMLFGSEAEVQQNESKV, from the exons ATGTTTGTTATTGTCCGCTCTAAAAAACGGGTAAAGCCAGTCAAGCGTATCATCattaaagtaaagaaaagaaaaaagaagtccaAGTCCACAAACACTGAAGGGCCCACTGGAGTTCCTTGTAGTGTTTCCACTGACTTTGAAGAGGTAGAATCAGATCTTGGAACTTCAGGATCCGGGTCTTTCTATTATGAGATCCCCCATGAATCACCCACAGTTCCCAAAAAGCCGACGCGTATGAAAACTAAATCAAGGGAAGAGGCCATTTCTGAATTCTATGATATGCCAGCTGGGCCGTCATCTTTTACAGACCCCGACCTGCTGACCAAAAGTGTTGAAATATATAAAGATGACAAGATGGCGATGGTTAGCTCTAAGCCCATTGAAGCCAGTTCCCCAGTTCTTGCAAAGCAGGCCACACACATCGATGTAAAGGAAGAACAAAAGCCACAAATGAGCAAGACTGAGCCCTCTGAGCTACCAATCATGGCAGGCCAAGCTGGCCCTCCAAGAAGGGCTATGTCCATTGCAGGGGAAACGGAGATGGGCCCGGAAACGTCCATGCCTTTGTCATATATGATTCCCAATGGAGCCAAGGAgatattaaagataaaaataaagaaagaaaaagacaaagggaTAACTGAGGCAGAAGCGTTTGAAATTCCAGAGGACACTCAGCTTCCACTTGATGGGACACACATAAAGGTAAAACAAGAGAAAGAGCAAGGAGCAGCTCCAGCTGTCCATGGTGAGATGCCAACTGATCAGTACAGGCAGTTTTTAGTGAAAGTCGAGAAAGATGTAGAAAAGCTTGTGCCACTGCCAACTGAAATTCCATCCAAAGATCCTACAATGCGGGCCCAATATGTCAAAGTAAAATCTGAGAAAGAGTCTGAAATTCTACCATCAGATTTGGATCTGACCGCTACATTTGATACCAAAGATCCTGCAAAGAGGGCCCAGCTTGTAAAATTTAAATCAGAGGACGAGAAATTTTTCAGAATACCTCATACATCATCCCCTGGTACACCTTTACAGCGTGCCCATAGTGTAGTGTTAAGGTCAGAGGAAGCGAAAGAATCGATTCTTCACTATTCCAAACCACCAGACGGAACTCCTGCCACAGGTCTTATGAAGGAGCCCCCACATTTAACCATAAAATCAGAGCCCGAGACCGAAGTGGCTGCATTTCCGCCACCTCAAAGTGTTGTACTAAAATCAGATGAAGAAGCAGAGAAGCAAGATGAACTTCCCTCCGCAGGCCCCTTGGAATGGGTGCAACATCAGCCATCatcactaaagaaaaaaattggaCCTGATCATTATGGGATGCTAAGTGAAGCTCCTTCTGAGCAGATAACAATAAAGTTCGAAAAGCCGATGGAGCGCAGTGCTTCCATAGGTTTGGTAAAAAGTGCTCAACATATGATATTAACATCAGTAGAGCAAGCAGAAACTGTCAGGTCTGACCAGTATCTGATGTCTCCCAAGGGTCCAGGAAAGACTGACCAGCATGCTAGAACACCAAAAGAGGTGTCCAAAAGTAAGATGTCAGAAATGGATGTTAGACCTCCAACCAAAGACCCCACAGAACTGGCCCAACATGTAATTATAAAGTCAGaggaaaatatggaaatattGAAGATGCCAGTAGAAGTTCCATCAACTGATTTGGCAAAGCCTGGTCAACCCATAGTTATGGAATCAGATGAAGAGAGTAAGCCAGAGATATCCACAGGAGTTTTCAGCAAAGGATTCACAATGTTGGCTCAACGTCTGTTTAGATCAGAATCTGAAAAGGATACATCTGAGATTCCAGCAGCCGTTCTAACCAAAGTTCTTTTGAAGCAAGCTAAAGGGGTTCGAACAGAATCTAAAGAATTCCAGGATGATAGTACATATGATATTCATTTAGGATTTCCTTCTGATGGTCCCGCAAAGAGGGCTCAACATGTACACTCCAAAATAAAGGATGAAAAAGATACAACTGAGACAGCTGAAGGAGTTCCATATAATCGTTCTGCAAAACTTGCACAGAATGAAGTAGCAAAACTGGAGGAAGACAGTAAGTTTGAGACACGGATATCAGTTCTCCCCAAAGGTATCGCAAAGTGGGCTCAGCGTTTCTTTGGATCGGAGGCAGAGTCAGAAGAAAGTACTTCCGATGTGTCAGAAGGAATTCCAACCCAAGGTTCAGCAAAACAAGCCGAATATGTAATAACAGAAACCAAGGATGAGCAGAATGATGACACATCTGAAATGTTCACAGGTGTTCCAAATAGAGGTCCTGAAAAGTGGGTTCAACATGTAGCAATGGAATCAAAGGAAGAATTACTAAAAAATATAAACGAGATGCCTGTAGGAGTTCATTCCAAAGGTTATAGAAAGCAAGGTAACCACGTAGTAGTAGAATCAGGGGATGAGCAGGAAGATTTTGAGATGGTAGTAGGAGTTCCATCTAAAG GTCCTGCAAAACGAGCCAAAAGTGTAGTAATAGAATCTGAGGaagagcagaaacaaaaaagatctGAGATGCCCGTAGGGTTTCCATCTAAAGGCCTTGCAAAACGATCCAAGAGTGTAGTAATAAAATCTGAGAAAGAGCAGGAAGATGAGAGGTTTGAGATGCCTGTAGGGTTTCCATCTAATGGTCTGGCAAAGCGAGCCAAAAGTGTAGTAATAGAACCTGAGGAAGAATTATTAAGGAATACTACTCGGGTACCTGTGGAAGTTCATTCCAAAGGCCCCAGAAAGCAAGGTAAATATGTAATAGTTGAATCAGGGGATGAGCAGGAAGATTTTGAGATGGTAGTAGGAGTTCCATCTAAAGGTCCTGCAAAGCAAGCCAAACGTATAGTAGTAGagtctgaggaaaaaaaggaatataATACATCTGAGTGGCCTGTAGGTGTTCCATCTAAAGGTCCTGCAAAACGAGCCAAAAGTGTAGTAATAGAATCTGAGGaagagcagaaacaaaaaagatctGAGATGCTTGTAGTGTTTCCATCTAAAGGTCCTGCAAAACGATCCAAAAGTGTGGTAATAAAATCTGAGAAAGAGCAGGAAGATGAGAGATTTGAGTTGCCTGTGGGATTTCCATCTAAAGGTCCTGCAAAGCGATCCAAAAGTGTAAGAATAGAACCTGAggaagaattattaaagaatacTACTCGGGTACCTGTGGAAGTTCATTCCAAAGGCCCCAGAAAGCAAGGTAAATATGTAATAGTAGAATCAGGGGATGAGCAGGAAGATTTCGAGATGGTAGTGGGAGTTCCATCTAAAGGTCCTGCAAAACAAGCCAAATGTATTGTAGTAgaatctgaggaaaaaaaggaatataATACATCTGAGTGGCCTGTAGGGTTTCCATCTAAAGATCCTGCAAAACGAGCCAAAAGTGTAGTAATAGAATCTGAGGAAGACCGTGAAAATAACAGGTATGAGATGTCCATAGGATTTCCATCTAAAGGTCCTGCAAAACGAGCCAAACATATAGTAATAGAATCTGAGGAAGGGCAGGAATATAATACATCTGAGTGGCCTGTAGGTGTTCCATCTAAAGGTCCTGCAAACCGAGCCAAAAGTATAGTAGTAGAATCTGAGGAAGACCGTGAAAATAACAGGTATGAGATGTCCATAGGATTTCCATCTAAAGGTCCTGCAAAACGAGCCAAACATATAGTAATAGAATCTGAGGAAGGGCAGGAATATAATACATCTGAGTGGCCTGTAGGTGTTCCATCTAAAG GTCCTGCAAAACGAGCCAAAAGTATAGTAATAGAATCTGAAGAAGACCATGAAAATAACAGATATGAGATGCCCATAGGTGTTCCATCAAAAGGTCCTGCAAAACGAGCCAAACGTATATTAACCGAATCTGAGGAAGATCTTGAAGATGATAAAGAGTGGCCAGTAGGCTTTTCTTCTAAAGGTCCAGCAAAACGACCCAAACCTGTAGTAACAGAGTCGAAGGAAGAGATTACATCTGAGATATCTACCGACGCTTTTCCCAAAAATGTTGCAAAGTGGGCTCAGCGTATGCTGTTCGGATCAGAGGCAGAGGTTCAGCAAAATGAGTCCAAAGTGTAG